One stretch of Streptomyces hygroscopicus DNA includes these proteins:
- a CDS encoding membrane protein: MTTPSWTPTRRRLTDSLRAAAVPFCACVLALGGLATWTASGSAGSPPRIGVTDAQLFLPAPGVPRTAAFFRITNTGGGQDRLVEVTSSAVAEGISLSRHRMTGRGAASRQVADSLPVPAGGTLDMSPFTSDVTVPATARWRAGDLVPFTLRFEHSGRVEANAVVVRPGDR, from the coding sequence ATGACGACCCCCTCCTGGACGCCCACCCGCCGTCGCCTCACGGACTCCCTGCGGGCCGCGGCCGTTCCGTTCTGCGCCTGTGTCCTCGCACTGGGCGGTCTCGCCACGTGGACCGCCTCGGGCAGCGCGGGCAGCCCCCCGCGTATCGGCGTCACCGACGCACAGCTCTTCCTCCCCGCCCCGGGAGTGCCCCGGACCGCCGCGTTCTTCCGCATCACCAACACGGGCGGTGGGCAGGACCGGTTGGTCGAGGTGACCTCCTCCGCGGTCGCCGAGGGGATCTCGCTCAGCCGTCACCGGATGACCGGGCGGGGAGCCGCCTCCCGGCAGGTCGCGGACTCCCTGCCGGTTCCGGCGGGCGGCACGCTCGACATGTCACCGTTCACCAGCGATGTGACCGTCCCGGCCACGGCCCGCTGGCGGGCCGGAGACCTGGTGCCCTTCACCCTCCGCTTCGAACACAGCGGACGTGTCGAGGCCAACGCCGTCGTCGTGCGCCCCGGCGACAGGTGA
- a CDS encoding TetR family transcriptional regulator, with amino-acid sequence MMTGSTSVPAKAWAFCAEALPSDESSRAFHLVRTSHAVLAMTDPDPAAQPFVEGPDRLERQCSRWTSASSCSDSDMLTSFRPHRQPAEW; translated from the coding sequence ATGATGACCGGGAGCACGAGCGTCCCGGCGAAGGCATGGGCATTCTGTGCCGAGGCGCTGCCCAGCGACGAGTCCAGCCGCGCCTTTCACCTGGTGCGGACCTCGCACGCGGTGCTGGCGATGACCGATCCGGACCCGGCCGCGCAGCCATTCGTCGAGGGCCCCGATCGCCTGGAGCGGCAGTGCTCACGCTGGACCTCGGCCAGCTCGTGCTCGGACTCCGACATGCTGACGTCCTTCCGGCCGCACCGGCAGCCTGCGGAGTGGTGA
- a CDS encoding MerR family transcriptional regulator, translating to MQIGEVAARTELSLRTIRHYEETGLVVPSARSQGGFRLYTEADVARLMVIRRMKPLGFTLDQMRDLLEATDRLDSGAELPPDEREDLLERVRGFQEAARQRVADLRTQLARAEEFAATLGERLTSAQHP from the coding sequence ATGCAGATCGGCGAAGTCGCCGCGCGGACCGAACTGTCCTTGCGCACCATCCGGCACTACGAGGAGACCGGCCTCGTGGTCCCCTCGGCCCGCTCCCAGGGCGGCTTCCGCCTCTACACCGAGGCCGATGTCGCCCGTCTGATGGTCATCCGCCGCATGAAACCGCTCGGCTTCACCCTGGATCAGATGCGCGACCTGCTGGAGGCCACCGACCGCCTCGACTCCGGCGCCGAGCTGCCACCCGATGAGCGGGAGGATCTGCTGGAGCGAGTACGCGGCTTCCAGGAGGCCGCGCGACAGCGGGTGGCGGACCTGCGGACCCAACTGGCGCGAGCGGAAGAGTTCGCCGCCACACTGGGCGAGCGTCTCACCTCGGCGCAGCATCCCTGA